From the Hyphomicrobium sp. ghe19 genome, one window contains:
- a CDS encoding MIP/aquaporin family protein, protein MTGSACSRKVGAEFLGSAFLLATVIGSGIMGERLAGGNEALALLGNTLPTGAILIVIITILAPVSGAHFNPAVTLALFVRKEIGTKLALAYVSAQIAGAATGVAAAHLMFDLPLMELSTKVRTGSGQFFSEVVATFGLLTIILLTRKAKTDFVPVAVGLYITAAYWFTASTSFANPAVTLARALSDTFAGIRPADVPLFVTAQIIGALAALPVCAWLIGTEKSRQEPSAQSVLSE, encoded by the coding sequence ATGACAGGCAGTGCCTGCAGCCGAAAAGTGGGCGCTGAATTTCTCGGCAGCGCCTTCTTGCTCGCGACCGTCATCGGCTCCGGCATCATGGGCGAGCGGCTTGCGGGCGGGAATGAAGCGCTGGCATTGCTTGGCAACACCCTGCCAACAGGCGCGATCCTCATAGTCATCATAACAATTCTCGCGCCCGTCTCGGGCGCTCACTTCAATCCCGCCGTCACGCTCGCTCTCTTCGTCAGGAAAGAAATCGGAACGAAACTTGCGCTTGCCTATGTCTCGGCACAGATAGCGGGAGCGGCAACGGGAGTGGCTGCCGCACATCTCATGTTCGACCTGCCCTTGATGGAGCTTTCGACGAAAGTCAGAACGGGAAGTGGACAATTTTTTTCGGAAGTTGTCGCAACATTCGGCCTTCTCACGATCATCCTTCTGACGCGCAAAGCAAAAACCGATTTCGTCCCTGTCGCGGTCGGTCTTTACATCACCGCTGCGTATTGGTTTACGGCGTCAACGTCATTCGCAAATCCCGCCGTCACGCTCGCGCGCGCTCTATCCGATACGTTTGCGGGCATAAGGCCCGCCGATGTCCCGCTATTTGTCACTGCACAAATAATTGGGGCTCTTGCCGCCCTTCCTGTTTGCGCTTGGCTGATTGGCACAGAAAAATCCAGGCAGGAACCGTCAGCGCAATCCGTACTATCCGAGTGA
- the arsC gene encoding arsenate reductase (glutaredoxin) (This arsenate reductase requires both glutathione and glutaredoxin to convert arsenate to arsenite, after which the efflux transporter formed by ArsA and ArsB can extrude the arsenite from the cell, providing resistance.) yields the protein MSIAIYHNPACGTSRNTLAMIRQSGEEPHIIEYLKEPPTREKLVQLLLAMDMRPRDLLREKGTPYGELGLSDPKWTDDELIDLMMQYPILINRPIVVTPLGVRLCRPSEAVLEILPNPDIGTFVKEDGEAIIGKAKSRTR from the coding sequence ATGAGCATCGCGATTTATCACAATCCTGCCTGCGGAACCTCGCGCAATACGCTTGCCATGATCCGTCAGAGCGGAGAAGAACCGCACATCATCGAATATTTGAAAGAGCCGCCGACCCGCGAAAAGCTGGTCCAACTGCTTTTGGCGATGGACATGCGCCCCCGCGACCTGCTGCGAGAAAAGGGAACACCTTACGGCGAACTCGGTCTCTCCGACCCGAAATGGACGGACGACGAGCTTATCGACCTCATGATGCAATATCCCATTCTCATCAACAGACCGATCGTCGTGACGCCACTTGGCGTCCGCCTCTGCCGCCCGTCGGAAGCCGTTCTCGAAATTCTGCCCAACCCCGATATCGGCACGTTCGTGAAGGAGGACGGCGAAGCGATCATAGGAAAGGCGAAGTCTAGAACCCGATGA
- a CDS encoding TIGR02302 family protein: MARKVRLSTVALFFERLWPRLWLLIGVALVFVMLSFVGLWPYLDPLPHKILLVAFAVAAVAAVVYAVRIPWPTREDAIRRIERRSNVPHRPATSYEDTLTSGAQNATTSAIWQAHRERLARAISRLRVGRPAPRTDRFDPWAVRGLLLVMFVPIAVLATGSLSDRLAAAFRFGTGESGPPARVDAWVTPPPYTALPPVLLADGSQQNADDAKDKIKFFEVPDRSLLTLRGVGFGTDGVSLEVLTDGATAPVIVPPEKSKKGDTSSVSETRYEIRKSARIRALSGTRELGLWTFDVIPDALPKIALTKEITGTPRGSMRVFYKAEDDYGLQSAEVKVRKAPPKPVDAAKSWAQPPPLTGPRLPLERPPVLSLKIPRPGAKTVDTSALLDIGEHPWAGQRVQLWLEATDVGGQVGRSEPIEIVLPSRRFKNPLARALVEQRRYLAEDSRNRPKVVRALDALTMEPQGFITDDGVYLGLRAIYHRLDRQETRAVLNESIAELWQIALKVEDGALSQAERALKDAQDRLSDAIEKGDDKEIQDAMADLKKRLNDYLNEMQKNAEKENPSGDQQQGDQNQELGQQDLDQMMKDLEKSAREGSRDDAEKMLSELRELMDRLQASNSPEARAQQQRAQQMMKKLNELSDLTGKQQQLMDDTYGQQRRQEGQGGSQDDPNGQGSPKTGKGKQGQQGQGRQQGGQGDMDADQEGGGQQGEGQQGSQGKSAGRQQHGKGSLQDRQAQLRNELDKLKKDLEEMGAGDPDKLGNAQDAMGRAEDALKQGDLGEAADQQGQALEQMRQSAQQMAEQMQKNAQQRLGRGGNSPRDPMGRPQRAQGPDLGTSVKVPDAIDAQRAREILEELRKRSGESLRPQDELEYIDRLLKRF, translated from the coding sequence TTGGCGCGCAAGGTCCGTCTCAGCACGGTCGCGCTGTTTTTCGAGCGACTTTGGCCGCGGCTCTGGCTGCTGATCGGCGTGGCGCTCGTGTTCGTCATGCTGTCGTTCGTCGGCCTGTGGCCTTACCTCGACCCGCTCCCTCATAAAATTTTGCTGGTCGCCTTCGCGGTCGCCGCCGTCGCGGCTGTCGTTTACGCGGTTCGCATTCCCTGGCCGACGCGGGAAGACGCCATCCGGCGGATCGAGCGCCGCTCCAACGTGCCGCACCGTCCCGCGACGTCCTACGAGGACACGCTGACGTCCGGGGCCCAGAACGCCACCACGTCTGCGATTTGGCAGGCGCATCGAGAACGTCTGGCGCGGGCGATTTCGCGTCTCCGGGTCGGGCGTCCAGCGCCCAGAACCGATCGTTTCGATCCCTGGGCCGTCCGCGGGCTTTTGCTCGTCATGTTCGTGCCGATAGCAGTTCTGGCGACGGGAAGCCTCAGTGATCGCTTAGCTGCCGCTTTCCGTTTCGGTACCGGCGAGTCCGGACCGCCGGCGCGTGTCGATGCCTGGGTCACGCCGCCGCCCTATACGGCGCTGCCGCCGGTGCTGCTGGCCGATGGCTCGCAGCAAAATGCCGACGACGCCAAGGACAAGATCAAATTCTTTGAGGTGCCCGATCGCAGCCTGCTGACGCTTCGGGGCGTCGGGTTCGGCACGGATGGGGTCTCGCTCGAAGTCTTGACCGATGGCGCAACTGCGCCGGTCATCGTGCCTCCCGAAAAATCGAAGAAGGGCGATACTTCGAGCGTCTCGGAGACGCGCTACGAGATCCGCAAGTCGGCACGCATTCGCGCCCTTTCGGGAACGCGGGAGCTTGGGCTTTGGACGTTCGACGTCATTCCCGACGCGCTGCCGAAGATCGCGTTGACGAAGGAGATCACCGGCACGCCACGCGGATCGATGCGCGTTTTCTACAAGGCGGAAGACGACTACGGCCTCCAGAGCGCCGAAGTCAAAGTGCGCAAGGCGCCGCCGAAGCCCGTGGACGCTGCAAAGTCGTGGGCGCAGCCGCCGCCGCTCACGGGACCGCGGTTGCCGCTCGAGCGTCCGCCGGTTCTCAGCCTTAAAATTCCGCGCCCGGGCGCAAAGACGGTCGATACGTCGGCGCTTCTCGACATCGGCGAGCATCCGTGGGCCGGTCAGCGCGTTCAACTCTGGCTCGAGGCAACGGATGTCGGCGGGCAAGTCGGGCGCAGTGAGCCGATCGAAATCGTGCTGCCGTCCCGCCGCTTCAAAAATCCGCTGGCCAGGGCTTTGGTCGAACAGCGGCGGTACCTTGCCGAGGACTCGCGCAACCGGCCGAAGGTCGTGCGGGCGCTCGATGCGCTGACCATGGAGCCGCAGGGCTTCATCACCGACGACGGTGTCTATCTTGGTCTCAGGGCGATCTATCATCGCCTCGACCGGCAGGAGACGCGCGCCGTGCTGAACGAGTCCATCGCTGAGCTTTGGCAGATCGCGCTCAAGGTCGAGGATGGGGCGCTGTCACAGGCGGAGCGCGCGCTCAAGGATGCGCAGGATCGTCTGTCGGACGCCATCGAGAAGGGCGACGACAAGGAAATCCAAGATGCGATGGCGGATCTGAAGAAACGCCTCAACGACTATCTCAACGAAATGCAGAAGAACGCGGAGAAGGAGAATCCTTCCGGCGATCAGCAGCAGGGCGATCAGAACCAAGAACTTGGCCAGCAAGACCTCGACCAGATGATGAAAGATCTGGAGAAGAGCGCGCGGGAAGGCTCGCGCGACGATGCCGAGAAGATGCTTTCCGAGTTGCGTGAGTTGATGGATCGCCTGCAGGCGAGCAATTCGCCCGAGGCGCGTGCCCAGCAGCAGCGCGCTCAGCAGATGATGAAGAAGCTCAACGAGCTGAGCGACCTCACCGGCAAGCAACAGCAGCTGATGGACGATACGTACGGTCAGCAGCGCCGTCAGGAAGGACAAGGCGGCTCGCAGGATGATCCGAACGGTCAGGGCTCACCGAAGACTGGTAAAGGCAAGCAGGGTCAGCAAGGCCAGGGTCGCCAGCAGGGCGGCCAGGGCGACATGGATGCCGATCAGGAGGGTGGCGGTCAGCAGGGCGAAGGCCAGCAGGGTTCGCAGGGCAAGTCCGCCGGACGGCAACAGCACGGAAAGGGCAGCCTGCAGGATCGTCAGGCGCAGCTTCGCAACGAACTCGACAAGCTGAAAAAAGATCTCGAGGAAATGGGTGCGGGCGATCCCGACAAGCTCGGCAATGCGCAGGACGCGATGGGCCGGGCCGAGGATGCGCTGAAGCAAGGCGATCTTGGCGAAGCTGCCGATCAGCAGGGGCAGGCGCTCGAGCAGATGCGCCAAAGCGCTCAGCAGATGGCCGAGCAGATGCAGAAGAATGCGCAGCAGCGTTTGGGCCGCGGCGGCAACTCTCCTCGCGATCCGATGGGCCGGCCGCAACGCGCGCAGGGGCCCGATCTTGGCACGTCCGTGAAGGTGCCCGACGCGATCGATGCCCAGCGGGCGCGCGAAATCCTAGAAGAGCTCAGAAAGCGTTCGGGTGAGAGCCTCAGGCCGCAGGACGAACTCGAATACATCGACCGGCTGCTGAAGCGGTTTTAG
- the dapD gene encoding 2,3,4,5-tetrahydropyridine-2,6-dicarboxylate N-succinyltransferase codes for MAHDDLKKTIETAWEARDGISFDTKGAVRDAVETALDLLDKGEARVAEKTDGTWVVNQWLKKAVLLSFRLNDMEMIPGGPAGSFYWDKVPPKFAGWTEADFRKGGFRVLPGAIVRRSAYIAPGAVLLPSFVNLGAYVGSGTMVDTWATVGSCAQIGKNCHISGGAGIGGVLEPLQAGPVVIEDNCFIGARAEVAEGVQVGEGSVLSMGVYIGASTTIIDRATGEKMFGKVPPYSVIVSGTMPGKPLPNGEPGPNLYCAVIVKRVDEKTRSKTSINELLRD; via the coding sequence ATGGCCCACGACGACCTCAAGAAAACAATCGAAACGGCGTGGGAAGCTCGCGACGGCATTTCGTTCGACACGAAAGGCGCCGTCCGCGACGCCGTCGAAACCGCGCTCGATCTTCTCGACAAAGGCGAGGCACGCGTCGCCGAGAAGACGGATGGCACCTGGGTCGTCAATCAGTGGCTGAAAAAGGCGGTCCTTTTGTCGTTCCGTCTCAATGACATGGAAATGATCCCCGGCGGCCCGGCAGGCAGCTTCTACTGGGATAAGGTGCCCCCGAAATTCGCCGGCTGGACCGAAGCAGACTTCCGCAAGGGCGGCTTCCGCGTGCTGCCCGGCGCCATCGTGCGCCGTTCCGCTTACATCGCACCGGGCGCCGTTTTGCTCCCCTCGTTCGTCAACCTCGGTGCCTATGTCGGCAGCGGCACGATGGTCGATACCTGGGCGACGGTCGGAAGCTGCGCTCAGATCGGGAAAAACTGCCACATTTCCGGCGGCGCCGGCATCGGCGGCGTGCTCGAACCCCTCCAGGCCGGACCGGTCGTCATCGAGGATAACTGCTTCATCGGCGCCCGCGCCGAGGTTGCCGAAGGCGTCCAGGTCGGCGAAGGCTCTGTCCTCTCGATGGGCGTCTACATTGGCGCTTCGACGACGATCATCGATCGCGCCACGGGCGAAAAAATGTTCGGCAAGGTGCCTCCCTATTCCGTCATCGTATCGGGTACGATGCCGGGCAAGCCTCTCCCGAACGGGGAACCGGGTCCAAACCTCTACTGCGCCGTGATCGTCAAGCGCGTCGATGAGAAGACGCGGAGCAAGACAAGCATCAACGAGCTTCTCAGGGACTAA
- the lysA gene encoding diaminopimelate decarboxylase, producing MHHFQYKSGILHAEDVSLARIAAEVGTPFYCYSTATLVRHYEVLARAFKGQDALICFAVKANSNQAVLTTMARRGAGMDVVSEGELRRARAAGVPASKIIFAGVGKTRGEMAYALEEGIHGFNVESEPELHALSDVATAIGRTASIAIRVNPDVDAKTHAKISTGKAENKFGVPYEDARRLYAEAAKLPGIKISGIHMHIGSQITDLAPFRDAFRLLADLARDLKADGIALEHLDIGGGLGIPYRGANDIPPTPDEYAAVVKDALGGLGLKLVLEPGRMIVGNAGVLVTQVVYVKEGTDKTFTIVDAAMNDLIRPTLYEAYHDVWPVNEACSDMSPMQQDIVGPVCETGDFLAEDRALPPVAPTDLLAVMSAGAYGAVMSSTYNSRLLLPEVLVDGDRYAVVRPRPTYDDLIGADHLPPWLLSEG from the coding sequence ATGCATCACTTTCAGTATAAGTCCGGCATCCTTCATGCCGAGGACGTGAGCCTCGCACGCATCGCGGCGGAGGTCGGGACGCCCTTCTATTGCTATTCGACCGCGACGCTCGTGCGCCATTACGAGGTTCTGGCGCGGGCGTTCAAAGGGCAGGACGCGCTCATTTGCTTTGCCGTCAAGGCGAACTCCAATCAGGCGGTACTGACGACGATGGCCCGTCGCGGCGCCGGCATGGACGTCGTCTCGGAAGGCGAACTCCGGCGTGCTCGTGCGGCGGGGGTTCCGGCATCGAAGATCATTTTTGCCGGCGTCGGCAAGACGCGCGGTGAGATGGCCTATGCGCTCGAAGAAGGCATTCACGGCTTCAACGTCGAGAGCGAGCCCGAGCTTCATGCGCTGAGCGACGTCGCGACGGCGATCGGCCGGACCGCTTCCATCGCCATTCGCGTCAATCCCGACGTCGATGCCAAAACGCACGCGAAAATCTCGACGGGCAAAGCCGAAAACAAGTTCGGCGTACCCTATGAGGATGCGCGGCGTCTCTATGCGGAAGCCGCCAAGCTTCCCGGCATCAAGATCTCGGGCATCCATATGCACATCGGCAGCCAGATCACGGATCTTGCGCCGTTTCGCGATGCGTTTCGCCTGCTGGCGGATCTCGCGCGCGATCTCAAAGCCGACGGCATCGCGCTCGAGCATCTCGATATCGGCGGGGGGCTCGGCATCCCGTACCGGGGTGCGAACGACATTCCACCCACACCCGATGAATACGCCGCGGTCGTCAAGGATGCGCTCGGCGGTCTCGGCCTCAAGCTCGTTCTCGAGCCCGGCCGCATGATCGTCGGCAATGCAGGCGTTCTCGTCACGCAGGTCGTCTACGTGAAGGAAGGGACCGACAAGACGTTCACGATCGTCGACGCGGCGATGAACGACTTGATCCGGCCGACGCTTTACGAAGCCTATCACGATGTCTGGCCCGTCAACGAAGCGTGCTCGGACATGTCGCCGATGCAGCAGGATATCGTCGGGCCGGTCTGCGAGACGGGCGATTTTCTGGCGGAAGACAGGGCGTTGCCTCCCGTCGCGCCGACGGATCTGCTCGCCGTCATGTCGGCGGGCGCGTATGGGGCGGTGATGTCGTCGACCTACAACAGCCGCTTGCTCCTCCCGGAAGTGCTGGTTGATGGCGACCGCTATGCCGTCGTCCGGCCGCGCCCGACCTACGACGACTTGATCGGGGCCGATCATCTGCCGCCGTGGCTTTTATCAGAAGGCTGA
- the arsH gene encoding arsenical resistance protein ArsH: MTDYLSNLPNVDAACFRRPSHGELESPKSVAHKPRILLLYGSVRERSYSRFLALEAERLLQAFGAETRIFHSDGLPLPDSAPETHDKVHELRELAAWSEGQVWSSPERHGAMSGIMKAQIDWIPLSSGAVRPTQGKTLAVMQVSGGSQSFNAVNQMRVLGRWMRMITIPNQSSVAKAFQEFDETGRMKPSAFYDRVVDVMEELVKFTLLTRGRSDYLVDRYSERKESAEALSRRVNLTAAT, encoded by the coding sequence ATGACCGATTACCTATCCAATCTTCCAAACGTCGATGCCGCCTGCTTCCGGCGACCGTCACACGGCGAGCTTGAATCACCGAAATCCGTCGCTCACAAACCGCGCATACTGCTTCTTTACGGATCGGTGCGCGAACGGTCATACAGCCGTTTTCTGGCGCTGGAAGCAGAGCGCTTGTTGCAGGCCTTCGGCGCGGAAACGCGCATTTTTCATTCCGACGGGCTGCCGCTTCCTGACAGTGCGCCAGAGACGCACGATAAAGTGCACGAGCTTCGCGAACTCGCCGCATGGTCCGAAGGACAAGTCTGGTCCTCGCCGGAGCGGCATGGCGCGATGAGCGGGATCATGAAAGCGCAGATCGACTGGATACCGTTGTCATCCGGCGCGGTGAGGCCGACACAAGGCAAGACGCTCGCAGTTATGCAGGTGAGCGGCGGCTCGCAGTCGTTCAACGCCGTCAATCAAATGCGCGTATTGGGCCGCTGGATGCGGATGATTACGATCCCCAATCAATCATCCGTCGCAAAGGCGTTTCAGGAATTCGATGAAACCGGCCGAATGAAGCCTTCCGCGTTCTATGATCGCGTTGTCGACGTCATGGAAGAACTCGTGAAATTTACACTTCTGACTCGAGGCAGGTCTGATTATCTCGTTGATCGTTACAGCGAGCGCAAAGAGAGCGCAGAGGCTCTTTCGCGGCGCGTGAATCTCACAGCGGCAACCTGA
- a CDS encoding LPS translocon maturation chaperone LptM: MAVLSRSTKSWVAVALVGAACAGFAGCGVKGPLEPPPAAKAAGDAKLPDAHAAGENSDAPPKPHESFILDPLLR; this comes from the coding sequence ATGGCCGTGCTCTCACGCAGCACGAAATCCTGGGTCGCGGTGGCGCTGGTCGGCGCGGCTTGCGCCGGTTTTGCAGGCTGCGGTGTTAAAGGGCCTCTGGAGCCACCACCTGCCGCCAAGGCGGCCGGTGACGCGAAATTGCCCGATGCGCATGCCGCCGGCGAGAATTCGGATGCTCCGCCGAAGCCCCATGAATCGTTCATTCTCGACCCGCTGCTACGCTAG
- a CDS encoding type II toxin-antitoxin system HicA family toxin, with product MERNSRKILARLKQDGWLLVSIEGSHHKLRHADTGKTVIVPHPRRDLPTGTARAIAKHVGWL from the coding sequence ATTGAGCGAAACAGCCGAAAGATATTGGCGCGGCTCAAGCAGGACGGCTGGCTCTTGGTCAGCATCGAAGGCTCACATCATAAGCTTCGACATGCCGACACCGGCAAGACAGTTATAGTGCCGCATCCAAGGCGGGATTTGCCAACCGGAACGGCCCGGGCAATCGCGAAGCATGTCGGGTGGTTGTAG
- the argH gene encoding argininosuccinate lyase, whose protein sequence is MTDKPANTMWGGRFAMSPAEIMQEINASIGFDKQLAPQDIRGSKAHAAMLAEAGIITKSDAREIAKGLDKIKAEIDAGTFEFSRALEDVHMNVENRLKELIGPAAGRLHTARSRNDQVATDFRLFVRDAIDGIDEALANVQQALAEKAEAHAATVMPGFTHLQPAQPVTFGHHLLAYVEMIARDRGRFADARKRLNESPLGSAALAGTSFPIDREQTAQALGFDRPMANSLDGVSDRDFALEALAAATITAVHFSRLAEEIVIWMTPQFGFVKLSDRFTTGSSIMPQKRNPDAAELARAKVGRIAAAFQGLVIVMKGLPLAYSKDMQEDKETTFDAFSSLRLVMAAMAGMIADLEPNAEAMRAAAGRGYSTATDLADWLVRELKMPFRDAHHVTGTIVKAAEAKGVDLDQLSLTDMQAVEPRITKAVFSVLSVENSVKSRTSYGGTAPQNVAKMARQWLRRLEKARGKV, encoded by the coding sequence GTGACCGACAAGCCAGCCAACACCATGTGGGGTGGCCGTTTCGCAATGTCTCCTGCCGAGATCATGCAGGAGATAAATGCCTCGATCGGCTTCGACAAGCAGCTAGCGCCCCAAGACATTCGCGGCTCGAAGGCGCATGCCGCGATGCTGGCGGAGGCCGGCATCATCACCAAATCCGATGCCCGCGAGATTGCAAAAGGCCTCGACAAGATCAAGGCGGAGATCGACGCGGGAACGTTCGAATTCTCGCGCGCGCTCGAAGACGTGCACATGAACGTCGAAAACCGGCTGAAAGAGCTGATCGGCCCGGCGGCGGGGCGGCTTCATACCGCGCGGTCGCGGAACGATCAGGTGGCGACCGATTTCCGGCTTTTCGTGCGCGACGCCATCGACGGGATCGATGAAGCTCTCGCAAACGTGCAGCAGGCGCTCGCTGAGAAGGCCGAGGCGCACGCCGCCACCGTCATGCCGGGTTTCACGCATCTACAACCTGCGCAACCCGTGACCTTTGGTCATCATCTTCTGGCGTACGTCGAAATGATCGCGCGCGACCGGGGCCGGTTCGCGGATGCGCGGAAGCGTCTCAATGAATCTCCGCTCGGCTCAGCGGCGCTCGCCGGAACGTCGTTCCCGATCGACCGGGAGCAGACGGCGCAGGCGCTCGGCTTCGACAGGCCGATGGCGAACTCGCTGGACGGCGTTTCGGATCGCGATTTCGCGCTCGAGGCTCTGGCCGCGGCGACCATCACGGCGGTGCATTTCTCGCGCCTCGCCGAAGAGATCGTCATCTGGATGACGCCGCAGTTCGGCTTCGTGAAGCTGTCGGATCGTTTCACGACCGGCTCGTCGATCATGCCGCAGAAGCGCAATCCGGATGCCGCAGAGCTGGCGCGCGCCAAGGTCGGGCGCATCGCGGCGGCCTTCCAGGGCCTCGTCATCGTGATGAAGGGGCTGCCGCTCGCCTATTCGAAGGACATGCAGGAGGACAAGGAGACGACATTCGACGCGTTCTCCAGCCTGCGTCTCGTCATGGCGGCGATGGCGGGCATGATTGCGGATCTCGAGCCCAATGCCGAGGCTATGCGAGCTGCCGCCGGTCGCGGGTACTCGACGGCGACCGATCTTGCCGATTGGCTCGTCCGGGAGCTCAAAATGCCGTTCCGCGACGCCCATCATGTGACGGGGACGATCGTCAAGGCGGCGGAAGCGAAGGGCGTCGATCTCGATCAATTGAGCCTAACGGACATGCAGGCCGTCGAGCCGCGCATCACGAAAGCCGTATTTTCGGTGCTTTCTGTGGAGAACTCGGTCAAGAGCCGGACGAGTTATGGGGGAACCGCGCCACAGAACGTCGCCAAAATGGCTCGTCAGTGGCTGAGGCGGTTGGAAAAGGCACGAGGGAAGGTCTAA
- a CDS encoding DUF411 domain-containing protein: MRQGNHYNRRAVLGGFALALSSLTTGVSAQSAPTLKVFKDPNCRCCSAWVEHLRSHGFETIVSEISEMKALKARFGVPAALSSCHTAELSGYVIEGHVPVHAIQRLLAEKPEAIGLAVPGMPAGSPGMGGEPEPYEVMIFTKDGQRSFGRYKTDRPIS, encoded by the coding sequence ATGCGGCAAGGCAATCATTACAATCGACGCGCCGTTCTTGGAGGTTTCGCACTGGCGCTATCGTCGCTGACGACTGGCGTCTCGGCTCAGTCAGCCCCCACCCTCAAGGTCTTCAAAGACCCCAACTGCCGATGCTGCAGCGCCTGGGTTGAGCATTTGCGCAGTCATGGGTTTGAGACGATCGTATCCGAGATATCGGAAATGAAGGCCTTGAAAGCGCGCTTTGGCGTGCCGGCCGCGCTCTCGTCCTGCCACACAGCAGAGCTTTCGGGATATGTGATTGAGGGGCATGTGCCGGTCCACGCTATCCAACGGCTGCTGGCCGAGAAACCCGAGGCCATTGGACTCGCCGTTCCCGGAATGCCCGCTGGCTCACCGGGCATGGGGGGCGAGCCAGAACCCTATGAGGTGATGATCTTTACGAAAGATGGGCAGCGGTCGTTTGGCCGTTACAAAACTGATCGCCCCATCTCATAG
- a CDS encoding type II toxin-antitoxin system HicB family antitoxin codes for MNTYFAIVHKDPDSSFGISFPDLPGCFSAADSEDDLLVQAQLALTLFASDQDELPKSRSVSDLLEDPSIKTDVANGAFFIAIPLINASRKARYNLMLDTDLVAGIDRTARAVGMNRSEFVSEAIAVRLGEQVGAVVSRKVGMQTKSEVTSKKVSSAASMVLRSKTATKAEKSVAASALTQTGSPKETTSKKVASAASKILHDPKASKAAKSVAASALTQKTKKK; via the coding sequence ATGAACACATATTTCGCAATTGTACATAAGGACCCCGATAGTTCGTTCGGTATTAGCTTTCCGGATCTTCCAGGATGCTTTTCCGCGGCAGACTCGGAAGATGACCTGCTCGTGCAGGCCCAGCTTGCATTGACTCTTTTTGCCAGTGACCAGGATGAGCTTCCCAAGTCACGGTCGGTATCGGATCTTCTTGAGGATCCCTCGATCAAGACTGATGTCGCTAACGGTGCATTTTTCATTGCTATTCCATTGATCAATGCGAGTCGGAAGGCTCGGTATAACCTTATGCTAGATACAGATTTGGTCGCAGGGATCGACAGGACCGCTCGAGCCGTAGGCATGAATCGCTCAGAGTTTGTTTCCGAGGCGATTGCCGTTCGTCTTGGTGAGCAGGTAGGTGCGGTCGTCAGCCGGAAGGTCGGCATGCAGACAAAATCGGAAGTCACCAGCAAGAAGGTTTCCTCGGCAGCCTCGATGGTGCTGAGGAGCAAAACTGCGACCAAGGCTGAGAAGTCGGTCGCGGCTTCGGCACTCACGCAGACCGGCAGCCCAAAGGAAACGACGAGCAAGAAGGTCGCGTCGGCCGCGTCGAAAATCCTGCATGATCCGAAGGCCAGCAAGGCTGCCAAGTCGGTTGCGGCTTCGGCGCTGACACAGAAGACGAAGAAGAAATAA
- a CDS encoding TlpA family protein disulfide reductase has translation MTANGAGGPQKALWTVALSALVGFGAVYVIGGGLGNAGPEKSVTAAQDLSPPKAEPSAGSSSKLGEMAAFVTKKTPEPLPDITFQDADGKDVKLSSLKGKTILLNLWATWCEPCREEMPALDRLQKELGGDKFEVVALSLDRKGYDASRKFLTDMKVDNLTLYVDPSAKQGMALKLLGMPTTILINKDGLEVGRLAGPAKWDSDDAKKLIEAATN, from the coding sequence ATGACAGCGAACGGCGCGGGAGGCCCGCAGAAAGCCCTTTGGACTGTGGCGCTGTCGGCGTTGGTCGGGTTCGGCGCCGTATACGTTATCGGAGGCGGGTTGGGCAACGCCGGACCTGAAAAATCCGTCACCGCCGCCCAGGATTTATCGCCGCCCAAGGCCGAACCGTCGGCCGGATCGTCCTCCAAGCTCGGAGAAATGGCGGCATTCGTCACGAAGAAGACGCCCGAGCCCCTCCCAGACATCACCTTTCAGGATGCCGACGGCAAGGACGTCAAGCTGTCGAGCCTGAAGGGCAAGACCATCCTTCTCAATCTCTGGGCAACGTGGTGCGAGCCCTGCCGCGAAGAGATGCCCGCGCTCGACCGTCTGCAGAAAGAACTCGGCGGCGACAAGTTCGAAGTCGTGGCGCTGAGCCTCGACCGCAAGGGCTATGACGCCTCGCGCAAGTTCCTTACCGACATGAAGGTCGATAATCTCACGCTCTATGTCGATCCGAGCGCCAAGCAGGGCATGGCGCTGAAGCTTCTGGGAATGCCGACCACGATCCTCATCAACAAGGATGGATTGGAAGTCGGACGGCTGGCAGGCCCCGCAAAATGGGATTCCGACGACGCCAAAAAGCTTATCGAGGCGGCGACGAACTGA